The Benincasa hispida cultivar B227 chromosome 9, ASM972705v1, whole genome shotgun sequence genome has a segment encoding these proteins:
- the LOC120084405 gene encoding cytokinin riboside 5'-monophosphate phosphoribohydrolase LOG8 isoform X2 — protein MEESNSKSKFKRVCVFCGSNSGHRKVFSDAALDLGNELVERKIDLVYGGGSVGLMGLISQTVYDGGCHVLGVIPKALMPHEISGQTVGEVRTVLDMHERKAAMARESDAFIALPGGYGTMEELLEMITWAQLGIHKKPVGLLNVDGYYNSLLALFDNGVVEGFIKPVAREIVISAPTAKELMEKMEEHTPFRENVAPHESWEMEHLGDYPSHENKP, from the exons ATGGAAGAGAGTAATTCAAAAAGCAAGTTCAAGAGGGTTTGCGTCTTCTGCGGCAGCAACTCGGGTCATCGAAAAGTCTTTAGCGATGCTGCTCTTGATTTGGGAAATGAATTG GTGGAGAGGAAGATTGATTTGGTGTATGGTGGGGGAAGTGTTGGGTTGATGGGCTTGATATCCCAGACCGTATATGATGGAGGCTGCCATGTTCTTGG GGTCATTCCAAAAGCTCTGATGCCCCATGAG ATTTCTGGTCAAACAGTTGGGGAGGTAAGAACGGTTTTGGACATGCATGAGCGCAAAGCTGCGATGGCTCGAGAATCAGACGCTTTTATTGCTCTTCCTG GAGGGTATGGGACGATGGAAGAGCTGTTGGAAATGATAACGTGGGCCCAACTTGGTATCCACAAGAAACCA GTCGGCCTGCTTAATGTTGATGGTTACTACAACTCTTTGTTGGCATTATTTGATAATGGCGTGGTAGAAGGTTTCATTAAACCCGTTGCTCGAGAAATTGTGATATCTGCTCCAACAGCAAAGGAACTCATGGAAAAAATGGAG GAACATACTCCTTTCCGTGAAAATGTTGCTCCCCACGAAAGCTGGGAAATGGAGCACCTTGGTGATTATCCGAGCCATGAAAACAAACCTTGA
- the LOC120084405 gene encoding cytokinin riboside 5'-monophosphate phosphoribohydrolase LOG8 isoform X1: MEESNSKSKFKRVCVFCGSNSGHRKVFSDAALDLGNELVERKIDLVYGGGSVGLMGLISQTVYDGGCHVLGVIPKALMPHEISGQTVGEVRTVLDMHERKAAMARESDAFIALPGGYGTMEELLEMITWAQLGIHKKPVGLLNVDGYYNSLLALFDNGVVEGFIKPVAREIVISAPTAKELMEKMEVSDTPIPVFTESSEHTPFRENVAPHESWEMEHLGDYPSHENKP, encoded by the exons ATGGAAGAGAGTAATTCAAAAAGCAAGTTCAAGAGGGTTTGCGTCTTCTGCGGCAGCAACTCGGGTCATCGAAAAGTCTTTAGCGATGCTGCTCTTGATTTGGGAAATGAATTG GTGGAGAGGAAGATTGATTTGGTGTATGGTGGGGGAAGTGTTGGGTTGATGGGCTTGATATCCCAGACCGTATATGATGGAGGCTGCCATGTTCTTGG GGTCATTCCAAAAGCTCTGATGCCCCATGAG ATTTCTGGTCAAACAGTTGGGGAGGTAAGAACGGTTTTGGACATGCATGAGCGCAAAGCTGCGATGGCTCGAGAATCAGACGCTTTTATTGCTCTTCCTG GAGGGTATGGGACGATGGAAGAGCTGTTGGAAATGATAACGTGGGCCCAACTTGGTATCCACAAGAAACCA GTCGGCCTGCTTAATGTTGATGGTTACTACAACTCTTTGTTGGCATTATTTGATAATGGCGTGGTAGAAGGTTTCATTAAACCCGTTGCTCGAGAAATTGTGATATCTGCTCCAACAGCAAAGGAACTCATGGAAAAAATGGAGGTATCTGACACCCCCATCCCAGTTTTTACTGAAAGCAGT GAACATACTCCTTTCCGTGAAAATGTTGCTCCCCACGAAAGCTGGGAAATGGAGCACCTTGGTGATTATCCGAGCCATGAAAACAAACCTTGA